Below is a window of Loktanella sp. M215 DNA.
GCGGACGGGGTAAGGACGCAGGTCGCTGCCGTGACGGGAACAAAAGCCGAAGCGATGACTGCCGCGGCCCCGGAGGCGTCAGGTCCTGTCATCTACTACCGCCACCCGGACGGTGTGGCGGACTGGTCTGCCAAGCCTGCAACGACGCCCGATGGCCGGTCCTTTATACCGGTCTTCGCCAGCGAGGATGTATCCTTCGATCCAGCGGTAGCCGAAACGGTTGCGGCGGATGGCGGCGAGCGCACCGTCCTTTACTATCGACACCCCATGGGTCTGCCAGACACGTCACCCGTGCCGAAACTGGACTCGATGGGCATGGATTACCTTCCTGTCTTCGCCGACGAGGCAAGCGACGCCGGAACGGTCACCGTCTCACCGGGAAAACTGCAGCGTACCGGTGTGCGCACGACACTCGCGGCGCTGGCCCCCATGGCCACGACCATTCGCGCACCGGGCATCGTAGCGCTGGATGATCGCAGGGTCAGTGTCATCGCATTACGCGCCGATGCCTTTATTGAAACCGTGGAGGATGTGACGACTGGATCGCATGTCGTCGCGGGTGCACCGCTGGCGACGCTCTATTCGCCCGATGTGGCCGCCGCTGCAGCGCTTTATGTATCGGACCTGCGCAACGGGGAGGCACGCGCCGACGGCAGCCGCCAGCGACTGGCCAACCTGGGGGTGCCCGCTATCGTGATCGACCAGATTGCGGCAGACCGGCGCGCACCGGTGAGCATTCCTCTGACGGCCCCGCGATCTGGCGTCGTGCTGGAAAGGATGGCTGTCGAAGGCATGATGTCCGGTGCGGGCGAGACGCTGTTTCGGATCGCCGATACATCCATGGTCTGGATCATGGCCGATGTCCCTGAACGTGCGGTGATGGGGCTGACCCGCGGCGATGCGGCGACGATCACCTTTCCAGGCCTGCAAGGGGAAACCTTTGTCGGCGTCGTCGACGAGATCTACCCACAGGTGGATATGCAGACCCGGACGGCGCGGGTCCGTATCGATTTGGCCAACCCGGACGGACGGCTGTTGGTGAACTTGTTTGCAGACGTAGCACTGGCAAGCGGCGACGGGACACCCGTGGTGCAGGTGCCGGAAACGGCGGTGATCGACACCGGTGACAGACAAGTGGTGATACGCGATCTTGGCGATGGCAAGTTTGCACCGCAGGATGTCGTCGTGGGCCGGCAGAACGCCGGGATGATCGAGGTCCAGGACGGCATCGCGGCCGGTGACCGCGTCGTGACCACCTCGACGTTTCTGATCGACGCGGAAAGCAATCTGAATGCAGCGCTCGCGGCATTGACCGCACCGGAGGCGGACCAATGATCGGCCGCATCATCGCCCGGTCGGCCCGCAATCTGGTCCTCGTATTCTTTGCCACCGCACTGATCGTGGCCGCCGGCGTCTGGTCGCTCCGGTCCCTGCCCATCGACGCCATTCCTGATCTGTCAGATGTACAGGTCATCGTTCTGACGGATTATCCGGGGCAGGCCCCGCAGGTGGTCGAAGATCAGGTCACCTATCCGCTTACGTCGGCCATGCTCACGGTGCCGCGGTCCCGCGTCGTGCGGGGGTTCTCGTTCTTTGGTATTTCCTTTGTCTACATCATCTTTGAGGATGGCGTGGATCCTTACTGGGCGCGCAGCCGTGTGCTGGAATATCTGAACGCTGCAGCGGCCCGCCTCCCCTGACGGGGTGACGCCCGCCTTAGGGCCCGACGCCACCGGGGTGGGATGGGTCTACCAATACGCGATCACTGGGGAAAACCTGTCGCTCGCCGAATTGCGGTCGCTGCAGGACTGGGTCGTCCGCTACGGTGCCAGCCGGGCCGACGGCGTGTCAGAGGTGGCCAGCGTCGGTGGTTTCGTCAAACAATACTCCGTAACGGTCGATCCGGTGCGGATGCGCGCACAGGGGGTCACCCTCTCGGATATCGGGAGCGCTATCGCCTCGAGCAACATGGACACAGGCGGTCGGACGGTGGAGTTGTCCGAATTCGAGTTCATGGTGCGCGGACGGGGCTATCTGTCTGGCACAGAGGATATCGGTAATATCACCTTGCGAAGCGTCGCGGGGGTGCCGATCAGCCTGAAGAATGTGGCCCGCGTCGAAATCGTGCCCAACGAACGCCGTGGCATCGCCGAGCTGAACGGCGACGGAGAGGTCGCCAGCGGCATTGTCCTGCAGCGGGTGGGTGCGAATGCGCTGGATGTGATCGACAATGCCAAGGCTGAACTGGACACCGTGGCCCAAAGCCTACCGGACGGTGTTGAGATCGTGCCGGTTTACGATCGGTCCGAGTTGATCCTGTCGGCGTTCAAAACGCTCAAGACCACGTTGCTGGAGGAAAGCCTTGTCGTGGCGGGGGGTGACGATCCTGTTCCTGCTGCACGTCCGCTCAGCGCTGGTTGCCATCATCATGTTGCCCGTCGGGCTGCTCATGGCCTTCACGGCGATGAAGTTTCTCGGGATCGGGGGGAACATCATGAGCCTTGGCGGTATCGCCATCGCCATCGGTGCCATGATCGACGCCGCCATCGTGATGATCGAGAACGCGCACAAGCATCTGGAACGCGCAGATCCCGACACGCCACGCCTCGAAGTGCTGATCGAGGCCGCGACGGAAGTCGGTCCGGCTCTGTTCTTCAGCCTGCTGATCATCACCGTGTCGTTCCTGCCGATCTTTGCGCTGGAGGGCGGGAGGGACGCATGTTCGGACCGTTGGCCTACACCAAGACATTTTCCATGGCGGCAGCGGCGTTCCTGTCGGTCACGCTGGTGCCTGCACTCATGGTGGTTTTTGTGCGGGGGCGGATCATACCGGAACACAGGAACCCAGTGAACCGGGCGCTGATTGCCGTCTACCGCCCGATCATCCGTGCCGTGCTGAAGGCAAAGACGCTAACGATCATCGTGGCGCTGGCAGCACTGGCCGTCACCATTTGGCCAGCGCGGCAACTGGGGTCGGAATTCATGCCGGTCCTCAACGAGGGCACCTTGATGTACATGCCGACCACTTTGCCGGGACTGTCAGTGACAAAGGCAGCTGAACTGATGCAGACCCAGGACCGCATCATCAAGTCCTTCCCGGAAGTCTTGTCCGTCTTCGGCAAGGCAGGCCGCGCCCTGACGGCCACCGATCCTGCACCGACGGAGATGTTCGAGACGATCATCCAGCTCCGCCCCGAGGCAGAATGGCGCCCCGGCGTGACGACCGAAAGCCTGCGGCAGGAGATGGATGCCGCACTGCAGTTTCCCGGCGTCTCCAACGCCTGGACCATGCCGATCCGCGCCCGGATCGACATGCTGTCGACGGGCATCCGGACACCTGTCGGTATCAAGGTGTTTGGCACCAGCCTGACGGAGATGGAAAAGGTCGCCCGTGAGGTCGAGGCGGTCGTGCGCACCGTTCCGGGCACGACCAGTGCCTACGCCGAACGTGTGATCGGAGGCTACTATCTCGACATCACGCCGGACCGCGCGGCTCTGGGGCGATACGGCCTGTCGGTTCAGGACGTCCGAGGAGGTGATCGGCATGGCGCTTGGTGCCAAGGCGATCACGCAGACCGTCGAGGGACGCGAGCGCTATGACGTCGCCGTCCGATATCCGGCAGCACTGCGGTCGGACCCCGACGCGATCGCACGCGAAGTGCAGGTTGCATTGCCGGGCGGCGGCACGGTGCCCTTGGGTGATGTGGCCAAGATCGAACGCACACGCGGCGCCACCTCGATCCGCACGGAAAACGGCCAGTTGGCGGTCTATATTTTCGTCGACATCGCCGGCCGCGATCTGGGTGGCTACGTGGCCGACGCGCAGGCGGCGGTCGCGGCGTCCGTGACGCTTCCACCGGGTTATTCACTGGGCTGGAGCGGTCAGTTTGAGTACCTTGAGCGCGCCAAGGCGCGACTGGCGACAGTCGTACCGCTGACCTTGGCAGTGATCTTCCTGCTCCTCTACCTGAACTTCCGACGTTTGACCGAAACCCTGATCGTCATGCTGTCGCTGCCCTTCGCCCTTGTCGGTGGTATCTGGCTGATGTGGTTCATGGGCTTCAACATGTCGGTCGCCGTAGCCGTCGGGTTCATCGCACTGGCTGGTGTCGCAGCAGAAACCGGGGTCATCATGCTCATCTACCTCGATCATGCACTTATTGAAGCGCGTGTTCGCGTAGGTGGCCGCGATCTGACCCGCGACGAACTTTATGCCGCCATCATGGTCGGCGCGGTGGACCGTGTCCGTCCCAAGATGATGACCGTTGTCGCAATCATGGCGGGCCTGATGCCGATCCTCTGGGCTCATGGCACCGGTTCGGAAATCATGCAGCGTATTGCCGTGCCGATGATTGGGGGAATGGTTTCATCGACGCTACTGACCCTGATCGTCATTCCGGCGGTATATGGCATCATCAAGGGATGGAGACTCGAGACAGTGAGCGAGGCTTCGCCTCAGACGACAGAGCAACCGGCAGAATGACACCCGTGGGACGGGAAAAATGCCCCGGATATCGAACGCGATTTCGAGGTCAACTCTGGACGAAGGATGGATAGGGACTGCATCTGATCTCGACATCACCGCAACACGTCCATCCGCGTGATGGGCTCCGGCCACTATGAGCCGCATACAAAAAGGGAAAACGGAACATGAAAGATTGCGTTATCATTGGTGGCGGTCCGGCGGGTCTGACCGCCGCACTTTACCTCGCGCGATTTCTGCACAGCGTCACGGTATTTGATGCGCGCGGGGGCCGGGCCAGAATGATCCCGAAGACGCATAACTTTGCACCTTTTCCTGACGGCATTTCCGGGCCCGACCTTCTGGACCGGATGCAATCGCATGCCGAGCGTTACGGTGCCGTCATCGAGACCTGTACCGTTGAAGCCGTCGAAAGGCAGGATGATGGCTTTTGCGTCACGACTGACCGGGGGAGTGAGACTGCAAGATATGTCATATTTGCAGCGGGCGTTGTGAACCACAGGCCACCCCCTGCCCGACCCCGTTCATGATCGCGGCGTGGCTAGAGGATTGATCCGTTATTGCCCGGTCTGTGATGCGTACGAGGTCCGCGATAAACGCATCGCGGTTCTGGGAAGTGGCACACACGGTCTCGCAGAGGCTCGCTTCATCCGTGACTATTCATCCACGGTCACACTCATTCGGCCGACTGGAGACCGTCCTCTTTCGGCGGACAAAATTCATGTCCCGGATTCACCGATGAGCAGCCTGTCGCTGTCGGAGTCGGAGGTCATCGTCACGCTGGAAGACAGCACCGTCGCGCATTTTGACACGCTCTACGTCGCTCTTGGTACATCCGCCTGTTCCAAGCTCGCGGAAACACTGGGCGCGCCACTCACTAAAGATGGGTGCATTGTGACTGATGTCCAACGTAAAACCAGCATCGACGGGGTCTATGCGATCGGTGACATCACCGACGGGCTCGATCAGATCGCGCACGCGATGGGTCAGGCCGCCATCGCGGCCACGGCAATTCACAATGACATGTCGGAAAAGGATCAACTTTGATTGGAATCGCAGTCGATTGTTTATCTCTCGACGGCCCTCCTTGCAACATGAGGGGCTGGCCATTGTGAGCGGCAACTGTGCCCAGGCCAGTACGCGAAGCGGCAAGGTTAAGCGTCGGTGCGCGGTCGGAACTGCACCTGACAGCAAGGCCCGGGTATCGGTTCGGTTTTCAGGAACTATTTTTGACGCCGACGCGGGGCGGGTTTCCTGACATGACCCGGAGCACGTAGCTGCCTGACGCGGTGATCATCAGAAACCCGACGAAGGCTTCAATGCCACCGATAAACCTCAGATGTCCCAAAGGTGTAATATCGCCACGTCCCAGCGTGGTGAAGTTTACCAGAGAGAAGTAAAAATAGTCCATCCACGACATCGGCTGATCGGTATCGAAAGAACCGATGTGGCTGATTTTGTCTGCGAACCAGAACCCGATCGCAAAGGCACCTGCCTCGAATATGTGCGCCAGAGTGATCGATACGACTGCCAGAGCGAGCCCGCGATAGCAGGGGCATCCCCACTGGATAAGT
It encodes the following:
- a CDS encoding FAD-dependent oxidoreductase → MSSLSLSESEVIVTLEDSTVAHFDTLYVALGTSACSKLAETLGAPLTKDGCIVTDVQRKTSIDGVYAIGDITDGLDQIAHAMGQAAIAATAIHNDMSEKDQL
- a CDS encoding efflux RND transporter permease subunit, coding for MIGRIIARSARNLVLVFFATALIVAAGVWSLRSLPIDAIPDLSDVQVIVLTDYPGQAPQVVEDQVTYPLTSAMLTVPRSRVVRGFSFFGISFVYIIFEDGVDPYWARSRVLEYLNAAAARLP
- a CDS encoding NAD(P)/FAD-dependent oxidoreductase, with product MKDCVIIGGGPAGLTAALYLARFLHSVTVFDARGGRARMIPKTHNFAPFPDGISGPDLLDRMQSHAERYGAVIETCTVEAVERQDDGFCVTTDRGSETARYVIFAAGVVNHRPPPARPRS
- a CDS encoding potassium channel family protein; translation: MKLIQWGCPCYRGLALAVVSITLAHIFEAGAFAIGFWFADKISHIGSFDTDQPMSWMDYFYFSLVNFTTLGRGDITPLGHLRFIGGIEAFVGFLMITASGSYVLRVMSGNPPRVGVKNSS
- a CDS encoding efflux RND transporter periplasmic adaptor subunit, which produces MSVLGKVVLIGIVGGAAGWAGLEAGDRGWTPATLADGVRTQVAAVTGTKAEAMTAAAPEASGPVIYYRHPDGVADWSAKPATTPDGRSFIPVFASEDVSFDPAVAETVAADGGERTVLYYRHPMGLPDTSPVPKLDSMGMDYLPVFADEASDAGTVTVSPGKLQRTGVRTTLAALAPMATTIRAPGIVALDDRRVSVIALRADAFIETVEDVTTGSHVVAGAPLATLYSPDVAAAAALYVSDLRNGEARADGSRQRLANLGVPAIVIDQIAADRRAPVSIPLTAPRSGVVLERMAVEGMMSGAGETLFRIADTSMVWIMADVPERAVMGLTRGDAATITFPGLQGETFVGVVDEIYPQVDMQTRTARVRIDLANPDGRLLVNLFADVALASGDGTPVVQVPETAVIDTGDRQVVIRDLGDGKFAPQDVVVGRQNAGMIEVQDGIAAGDRVVTTSTFLIDAESNLNAALAALTAPEADQ
- a CDS encoding efflux RND transporter permease subunit encodes the protein MALGAKAITQTVEGRERYDVAVRYPAALRSDPDAIAREVQVALPGGGTVPLGDVAKIERTRGATSIRTENGQLAVYIFVDIAGRDLGGYVADAQAAVAASVTLPPGYSLGWSGQFEYLERAKARLATVVPLTLAVIFLLLYLNFRRLTETLIVMLSLPFALVGGIWLMWFMGFNMSVAVAVGFIALAGVAAETGVIMLIYLDHALIEARVRVGGRDLTRDELYAAIMVGAVDRVRPKMMTVVAIMAGLMPILWAHGTGSEIMQRIAVPMIGGMVSSTLLTLIVIPAVYGIIKGWRLETVSEASPQTTEQPAE